A part of Streptomyces sp. NBC_01235 genomic DNA contains:
- a CDS encoding GuaB1 family IMP dehydrogenase-related protein → MRFLNDIQPAYDLTYDDVFMVPSRSAVGSRQAVDLGAPDGTGTTIPLVVANMTAVAGRRMAETMARRGGLVVIPQDIPIDVVTDVVTWVKSRHLVLDTPIVLAPHQTVADALALLPKRAHNAGVVVDEDFRPVGVVTDTDLSGVDRFTQLEVVMSRDLLLIDADIDPREAFNTLDAANRRYAPAVGKDGKLAGILTRKGALRATLYTPAVDAQGKLRIAAAVGINGDVAGKAKQLLDAGVDTLVIDTAHGHQESMIGAVRTVRALDPQVPIVAGNIVSADGVKDLIDAGADIIKVGVGPGAMCTTRMMTGVGRPQFSAVLECAAEAKKYGKHVWADGGVRHPRDVAMALAAGASNVMIGSWFAGTYESPGDLQHDANGRPYKESFGMASARAVRNRTSEESAYDRARKALFEEGISTSRMFLDPGRPGVEDLIDSVIAGVRSSCTYAGAATLEEFAEKAVVGIQSAAGYAEGKPLHSSWN, encoded by the coding sequence GTGCGTTTCCTCAACGACATCCAGCCCGCCTACGACCTCACCTACGACGACGTCTTCATGGTGCCGAGCCGCAGCGCGGTCGGGTCGCGTCAGGCCGTGGACCTCGGCGCCCCGGACGGCACGGGGACCACGATCCCGCTGGTCGTCGCCAACATGACAGCCGTCGCCGGTCGCCGGATGGCGGAGACCATGGCCCGGCGCGGCGGGCTCGTCGTGATCCCGCAGGACATTCCGATCGACGTCGTCACCGACGTCGTCACCTGGGTCAAGAGCCGGCACCTGGTGCTGGACACCCCGATCGTGCTCGCCCCGCACCAGACGGTGGCCGACGCGCTGGCCCTGCTGCCCAAGCGGGCGCACAACGCGGGTGTCGTCGTCGACGAGGACTTCCGTCCGGTCGGTGTCGTCACCGACACGGACCTGAGCGGGGTCGACCGCTTCACGCAGCTCGAGGTCGTCATGTCCCGGGACCTGCTGCTGATCGACGCCGACATCGACCCGCGCGAGGCCTTCAACACCCTCGACGCGGCCAACCGGCGCTACGCCCCCGCCGTCGGCAAGGACGGCAAGCTCGCCGGCATCCTCACCCGCAAGGGCGCCCTGCGCGCCACGCTGTACACGCCGGCCGTCGACGCACAGGGCAAGCTGCGCATCGCCGCAGCCGTCGGCATCAACGGCGATGTCGCGGGCAAGGCCAAGCAGCTGCTCGACGCGGGCGTGGACACGCTCGTCATCGACACCGCGCACGGCCACCAGGAGTCGATGATCGGCGCGGTCCGCACCGTGCGCGCACTCGACCCGCAGGTGCCGATCGTGGCCGGCAACATCGTCTCCGCCGACGGGGTCAAGGACCTGATCGACGCGGGCGCCGACATCATCAAGGTCGGCGTCGGCCCCGGCGCCATGTGCACCACCCGCATGATGACCGGCGTGGGCAGGCCGCAGTTCTCGGCCGTCCTGGAGTGCGCGGCCGAGGCGAAGAAGTACGGCAAGCACGTGTGGGCCGACGGCGGTGTCCGCCACCCCCGTGACGTCGCCATGGCACTGGCCGCCGGTGCGTCCAACGTGATGATCGGGTCCTGGTTCGCGGGCACGTACGAGTCCCCGGGCGACCTCCAGCACGACGCGAATGGCCGCCCGTACAAGGAGTCGTTCGGTATGGCCTCCGCCCGGGCCGTCCGCAACCGTACGTCCGAGGAGTCGGCGTACGACCGGGCCCGCAAGGCGCTGTTCGAGGAGGGCATCTCCACCTCCCGGATGTTCCTCGACCCGGGCCGCCCGGGCGTCGAGGACCTGATCGACTCGGTCATCGCGGGCGTCCGCTCCTCGTGCACCTACGCGGGTGCGGCCACCCTGGAGGAGTTCGCCGAGAAGGCCGTCGTCGGCATCCAGAGCGCGGCCGGCTACGCGGAGGGCAAGCCGCTGCACTCCAGCTGGAACTGA
- a CDS encoding barstar family protein produces the protein MTEHVLTLDLDGVADKAALMDRCADALGLPDWFGRNWDALADSLTDLSAPPGGERLQIVVRNWRPYAKARPAEWEIAEDVFSQAVDRVPALSVLLALGGSS, from the coding sequence ATGACCGAGCACGTGCTCACGCTGGACCTCGACGGGGTCGCCGACAAGGCCGCCCTGATGGACCGCTGCGCCGACGCCCTCGGCCTGCCCGACTGGTTCGGACGCAACTGGGACGCACTCGCCGACAGCCTCACCGACCTCTCCGCCCCGCCCGGAGGCGAGAGGCTGCAGATCGTCGTACGGAACTGGCGGCCGTACGCGAAGGCACGGCCCGCGGAGTGGGAGATCGCCGAGGACGTGTTCTCGCAGGCGGTGGACCGGGTGCCGGCGCTGTCCGTGCTGCTGGCCCTCGGAGGATCCTCCTAA
- a CDS encoding sugar-binding transcriptional regulator: MNSSEEIAVSGMSAGRSAMRMGPAELVQAAAMARRFYLEGKSKIQIAEEFGVSRFKVARVLETALERDLVRIEIRVPAELDAERSDALRARYGLRHAVVVESPAEAEETTDPENLGEVAADLLGELVNEGDVLGLAWGRSTIHMAAALDRLPPCTVVQLTGVYDAGTAERGSVEAVRRAAQVSGGDAHPIYAPMLLPDAATAQALRHQTGIARAFEYFDKVTVACVSIGSWEPGISTVHDMLSDEERSHYASLGVAAEMSAHLFDAEGRRVGRDLGERCITVKTDQLRRVPEVVAIAGGQRKAAAIDAVLRSGLVTSLVTDTSAADYLMTAGPTPKPALNRADPDGI, translated from the coding sequence GTGAACAGCAGTGAGGAGATCGCCGTGTCGGGTATGTCGGCGGGCCGGTCAGCCATGCGGATGGGACCCGCTGAGCTGGTGCAGGCGGCGGCCATGGCCCGCCGCTTCTACCTCGAGGGAAAGTCCAAGATCCAGATCGCGGAGGAGTTCGGCGTCAGCCGCTTCAAGGTGGCCCGGGTCCTGGAGACCGCCCTCGAACGGGATCTCGTTCGGATCGAGATCCGCGTGCCGGCCGAACTGGACGCCGAGCGCTCCGACGCGCTCCGCGCCCGCTACGGCCTCAGGCATGCCGTCGTGGTCGAGTCCCCGGCCGAGGCCGAGGAGACCACGGACCCCGAGAACCTGGGGGAAGTGGCCGCCGACCTGCTCGGCGAACTGGTCAACGAGGGGGATGTGCTCGGGCTGGCCTGGGGCCGGTCCACCATTCACATGGCGGCGGCGCTGGACCGGCTGCCGCCCTGCACGGTCGTGCAGCTGACGGGTGTGTACGACGCCGGGACCGCCGAACGCGGCTCGGTCGAGGCCGTCCGCCGAGCCGCCCAGGTGTCCGGCGGCGACGCGCACCCCATCTACGCTCCGATGCTGCTGCCGGACGCGGCCACCGCGCAGGCCCTGCGCCACCAGACCGGGATCGCCCGGGCCTTCGAGTACTTCGACAAGGTCACGGTCGCCTGTGTCTCCATCGGCTCCTGGGAGCCGGGCATCTCGACGGTGCACGACATGCTCAGCGACGAGGAGCGGTCGCACTACGCCTCGCTCGGCGTCGCCGCCGAGATGTCCGCGCACCTCTTCGACGCCGAGGGCCGCAGGGTCGGCCGCGACCTGGGCGAGCGGTGCATCACGGTCAAGACCGACCAGCTGCGCCGGGTGCCCGAGGTCGTCGCCATAGCGGGCGGTCAGCGCAAGGCGGCGGCGATCGACGCGGTGCTGCGTTCCGGGCTCGTCACCAGCCTGGTGACGGACACGTCGGCGGCCGACTATCTGATGACGGCGGGGCCGACACCGAAGCCGGCGCTCAACCGGGCGGACCCGGACGGGATCTGA
- the rpe gene encoding ribulose-phosphate 3-epimerase, whose amino-acid sequence MAVQINPSILSADFARLADEAKAVEGADWLHVDVMDNHFVPNLTLGVPVVESLARATDTPLDCHLMIEAPDRWAPQYVEAGASSVTFHVEAAAAPVRLAREIRAKGARASMALRPATPIEPYEDLLPELDMLLIMTVEPGFGGQAFLDIMLPKIRRTRELISKHGLELWLQIDGGVSAATIERCAEAGADVFVAGSAVYGAADPAEAVRGLRAQAEAATAGASWGCAH is encoded by the coding sequence ATGGCCGTGCAGATCAACCCCAGCATCCTGTCCGCCGACTTCGCCCGTCTCGCGGACGAGGCGAAGGCGGTCGAAGGAGCCGACTGGCTCCACGTCGACGTCATGGACAACCATTTCGTCCCGAACCTCACGCTCGGAGTGCCGGTCGTAGAGTCACTGGCCCGTGCGACGGACACTCCGCTGGACTGCCATCTGATGATCGAGGCCCCCGATCGCTGGGCCCCGCAGTACGTCGAGGCGGGTGCCTCGTCCGTCACCTTCCACGTCGAGGCGGCCGCCGCGCCCGTGCGACTCGCCCGCGAGATCCGTGCGAAGGGCGCCCGTGCCTCCATGGCGCTCAGGCCCGCGACGCCCATCGAGCCGTACGAGGACCTGCTGCCCGAACTCGACATGCTGCTGATCATGACGGTCGAGCCGGGCTTCGGGGGCCAGGCGTTCCTCGACATCATGCTCCCCAAGATCCGCCGCACCCGCGAGTTGATCAGCAAGCACGGCCTCGAACTGTGGCTCCAGATCGACGGCGGGGTCTCGGCCGCCACGATCGAGCGGTGCGCCGAGGCCGGCGCCGACGTGTTCGTGGCCGGCTCGGCCGTATACGGCGCCGCCGACCCGGCCGAAGCGGTCCGTGGCCTGCGGGCTCAGGCGGAGGCGGCGACCGCCGGGGCCTCGTGGGGATGCGCACACTGA